In the Arachis ipaensis cultivar K30076 chromosome B10, Araip1.1, whole genome shotgun sequence genome, one interval contains:
- the LOC107621398 gene encoding UDP-glycosyltransferase 83A1-like yields the protein MARPHVLVVPYPEQGHVIPLMELSLCLVKQGIKVTFVNTKHNHERIMNAFPKGNNNALLSQMNLVWIPDGLGSSEERKMPGKSSEAVLKVMPEKVEQIIEDINDGSLCEEKISCVLADQSIGWAIGIAVKKGIRPVAFCPAAAAQLVLGLSIPKLIESGFIDQDGTPLENQIIQLSPTMPVVSTENLVWVRAGSTAAQKHIFQLMLKNIEFMEKTEWILCNSTYDLESAAFSLAPKITPIGPILSSSHNELDHSAGHFWPQDQNCLKWLDQQSPCSVIYVAFGSITTFSSLQFQDLCLGLETSNRPFLWVLHPDIKGGMQNLYPEGFEERVSNRARMVGWAPQQKILSHSSVACFISHCGWNSTMESVSNEVPILCWPHFADQFLNRSYVCDVWKVGIALERDESDIVTKGEIRDKIEQLLSDEHLKARAASIKDKVQLATEQGGLSNSNLNRFIKWIKT from the exons ATGGCAAGGCCTCATGTTCTTGTTGTACCTTACCCTGAACAAGGGCATGTGATTCCACTAATGGAACTTTCCTTGTGCTTAGTAAAACAAGGCATCAAGGTAACATTTGTTAACACTAAACATAACCATGAGAGGATCATGAATGCATTCCCAAAAGGGAATAATAATGCTTTGCTATCTCAAATGAATCTTGTGTGGATACCTGATGGATTAGGATCCTCAGAAGAGAGGAAGATGCCGGGGAAGTCGTCCGAAGCGGTGCTGAAGGTTATGCCGGAGAAAGTTGAGCAGATCATTGAAGACATCAATGATGGATCACTTTGTGAAGAAAAGATTAGTTGTGTGCTTGCTGATCAGAGCATTGGCTGGGCTATTGGCATTGCCGTAAAGAAGGGGATTCGACCGGTGGCGTTCTGTCCTGCCGCCGCCGCGCAGTTGGTGTTGGGATTGAGCATCCCAAAGTTGATTGAGAGTGGCTTCATCGACCAAGATG GAACTCCACTGGAAAATCAAATCATTCAGCTATCACCAACAATGCCAGTTGTAAGCACAGAAAACCTTGTCTGGGTTCGCGCAGGGAGCACAGCTGCTCAGAAGCATATTTTCCAGCTCATGTTGAAAAACATTGAGTTTATGGAGAAAACTGAATGGATTCTTTGCAATTCAACTTATGATCTTGAGTCTGCAGCATTTTCTCTGGCTCCAAAAATCACACCAATAGGGCCAATTCTGTCATCAAGCCATAACGAACTTGACCACTCTGCAGGTCATTTCTGGCCACAAGACCAGAATTGTTTGAAATGGTTGGATCAACAATCACCCTGTTCAGTTATATATGTCGCATTCGGAAGCATCACAACTTTTAGTTCACTACAATTCCAAGATCTCTGTTTGGGACTCGAAACGTCAAATAGGCCTTTCCTGTGGGTTCTGCATCCGGATATCAAAGGAGGGATGCAAAATCTGTATCCAGAAGGGTTTGAAGAAAGGGTAAGTAACCGTGCTAGGATGGTGGGTTGGGCGCCACAGCAGAAAATTCTAAGTCATTCTTCGGTTGCTTGCTTCATAAGTCACTGTGGTTGGAACTCTACAATGGAAAGTGTAAGCAATGAAGTCCCAATCTTATGTTGGCCTCACTTTGCTGATCAGTTCTTGAATAGGAGCTATGTTTGTGATGTTTGGAAGGTAGGAATTGCACTCGAACGAGACGAAAGTGACATAGTCACAAAAGGGGAAATCAGAGACAAAATTGAGCAGCTTTTGAGTGATGAACATTTGAAAGCAAGAGCTGCAAGTATCAAGGACAAGGTTCAACTTGCCACTGAACAAGGTGGCTTGTCTAACAGTAATCTAAATAGATTTATCAAGTGGATCAAAACATGA
- the LOC107624323 gene encoding UDP-glycosyltransferase 83A1, with amino-acid sequence MISTPTVLVVPYPAQGHVNPMMSLSHKLVEHGCNIIFVNSDFNHKRVVRSMENNNGSPSPIKLVSIPDGLGPDHDRVHLGELCDSVLRTMPSELEKLIEDLQLNEGIKVTCIVADVIMGWALEVARKVGIKGALFWPAAASMFVLQYNAPKLIADGILDSDGFEISKKPLWLSSYIPGMDIGSSWWRNLFDPSVEKRMFKYVVHCMRHSNLTEWYLCNSIQELEPEAFSLVPKLLSPIGPLLTRATTKSSGQFWKEDISCMSWLDQQPHCSVVYVAFGSHTLLDQRQFTELALGLELTNRPFLWVVRQDPNCTNKMCLPLEFKGYRGKITGWAPQKKVLSHPAIACFVSHCGWNSTIEALSNGVPLLCWPYFADQLFNKNYVCDTLKVGMAFDSDEKGLVSRKEIKAKVDQLLSNENTRSRSHKLMEKLKQNMEEGSTSSKNLSRFLTWLKG; translated from the exons ATGATTAGCACTCCAACAGTGCTAGTCGTGCCATATCCAGCTCAAGGGCATGTAAACCCCATGATGAGCCTTTCACATAAGCTGGTTGAGCATGGATGCAATATCATCTTTGTCAACTCAGACTTCAACCATAAGAGAGTAGTCAGATCCATGGAGAACAACAATGGATCACCTTCACCAATCAAATTGGTGTCAATCCCAGATGGGTTGGGACCTGACCATGACAGAGTCCATCTAGGAGAGTTATGTGATTCCGTATTGAGGACCATGCCTTCAGAGCTTGAGAAGCTCATAGAAgatcttcaattgaatgagggcATTAAAGTAACTTGCATTGTTGCAGATGTGATTATGGGTTGGGCATTGGAAGTTGCACGCAAAGTGGGAATCAAAGGTGCATTATTTTGGCCTGCGGCAGCATCTATGTTTGTGTTGCAGTATAACGCTCCCAAACTTATTGCTGATGGCATCTTAGACTCTGATG GATTTGAGATCTCAAAAAAACCATTATGGTTATCCTCTTACATTCCTGGTATGGACATCGGATCTAGTTGGTGGCGAAATCTCTTTGATCCGTCAGTTGAAAAGAGAATGTTTAAATATGTGGTGCACTGCATGCGTCATTCAAATTTGACAGAGTGGTATCTCTGTAACAGCATTCAAGAACTTGAACCTGAAGCATTTTCCTTAGTACCAAAGCTATTATCGCCAATAGGCCCATTATTGACAAGGGCAACTACAAAATCATCTGGACAATTCTGGAAAGAAGATATATCTTGCATGAGTTGGCTAGATCAACAACCTCATTGTTCTGTAGTTTATGTTGCCTTTGGTAGTCACACACTACTTGACCAAAGACAATTCACAGAACTTGCACTTGGACTTGAACTCACCAATAGACCTTTTCTTTGGGTTGTGCGTCAAGATCCTAATTGCACCAATAAAATGTGTCTCCCTCTTGAATTCAAGGGTTATAGAGGTAAAATAACTGGATGGGCTCCTCAAAAGAAGGTGCTAAGTCACCCTGCTATAGCTTGTTTTGTAAGTCATTGCGGTTGGAATTCGACCATAGAGGCTTTGTCTAATGGAGTGCCTCTCCTGTGTTGGCCGTATTTCGCAGACCAACTTTTCAACAAGAATTATGTTTGTGATACATTGAAGGTTGGGATGGCATTTGATTCGGATGAAAAGGGATTAGTGTCACGTAAAGAGATAAAGGCAAAAGTGGATCAGTTGCTTAGTAATGAGAATACGAGATCAAGGTCTCATAAGCTGATGGAGAAGCTAAAGCAGAATATGGAAGAAGGAAGTACTTCTTCAAAGAACTTAAGCAGGTTTCTGACTTGGTTGAAAGGATAA